A window from Candidatus Microthrix parvicella Bio17-1 encodes these proteins:
- a CDS encoding IS3 family transposase (programmed frameshift), with product MVRKRTKYSDTFKAEAVKMVIDGSRPIATVANELDINPGTLGVWVNKYRDAHPIEEDPLTPAERIQFRELQAENRELRMKNEFLGKSGVLLRPGVSVISKYEFIDGEKANYPVTKMCLWAGVSKSGYYDWRKRPLSATAERREELAVDVRKVFDASDGTYGHRRVHAELGRKKIAAGLELVRRVMVEGDMVACQPRPYRRTTDPDGTPSTADLVDRDFTAAEPGVKLVGDITYIRTWEGWVYLATVIDCFSKMVVGFAMADHMRTGLVIDALQAAIDAGGIQSNAIFHSDHGAQYTSEEFKAFLASNDMVGSMGKTGVCWDNAMAESFFASLKNEFVYRTVFPTRRKAVSGIAHWIEIWYNRSRLHSGIGYRTPVEVHDSYRDETRAA from the exons ATGGTACGCAAACGAACAAAATACTCTGACACTTTCAAGGCCGAGGCCGTGAAAATGGTGATCGACGGTTCCCGGCCGATCGCCACGGTCGCCAACGAGTTGGACATCAACCCGGGCACACTCGGTGTGTGGGTCAACAAGTACCGTGATGCCCACCCGATCGAGGAGGACCCTTTGACCCCAGCCGAACGTATCCAGTTCCGCGAACTCCAAGCCGAAAACCGGGAACTCCGAATGAAAAACGAGTTCTTGG GGAAAAGCGGCGTCCTTCTTCGCCCAGGAGTATCGGTGATCTCGAAGTACGAGTTCATCGACGGCGAGAAGGCGAACTACCCGGTCACCAAGATGTGTTTGTGGGCGGGCGTGTCGAAGTCCGGCTACTACGACTGGCGGAAACGTCCGCTGTCAGCAACCGCGGAACGACGCGAGGAACTGGCGGTCGATGTCCGCAAGGTCTTCGATGCATCCGATGGCACCTACGGGCACCGTCGGGTCCATGCCGAGCTGGGCCGCAAGAAGATCGCTGCCGGCCTTGAACTGGTCCGTCGGGTGATGGTCGAGGGTGACATGGTTGCCTGTCAGCCCAGGCCATACAGGCGAACGACCGACCCTGACGGCACGCCGAGCACGGCGGACTTGGTCGACCGGGACTTCACCGCCGCGGAGCCGGGCGTGAAGCTGGTCGGTGATATCACCTATATCCGCACGTGGGAAGGGTGGGTGTACTTGGCGACGGTGATCGATTGTTTCTCGAAGATGGTGGTCGGGTTCGCGATGGCCGACCATATGCGCACCGGTCTGGTGATCGACGCGTTGCAGGCCGCGATCGACGCTGGTGGCATTCAGTCGAATGCCATCTTTCATTCGGATCATGGGGCGCAGTACACCTCTGAGGAGTTCAAAGCGTTCCTTGCATCAAATGACATGGTTGGGTCGATGGGTAAGACCGGGGTGTGTTGGGATAATGCTATGGCGGAATCGTTTTTTGCTTCGTTGAAGAACGAGTTCGTTTATCGGACAGTGTTCCCGACACGAAGAAAGGCTGTTTCGGGTATTGCGCATTGGATCGAGATTTGGTATAATCGTTCCAGGCTTCATTCGGGGATCGGTTACCGGACACCGGTTGAAGTGCATGACAGCTATCGCGACGAGACACGGGCAGCGTAA